The following coding sequences are from one Mycobacterium bourgelatii window:
- a CDS encoding APC family permease, with translation MGDQPALARRLGTADAVVIGLGSMIGAGVFAAFGPAARAAGVGLLIGLVLAAAIAYCNATSSAQLAAVYPTSGGTYIYGRERLGPWWGFLAGWGFVIGKTASCAAMALTVASYTVGSLGAPAYAQRAVAVAVVVALAALNYRGVTKTAALARILLACTVIALAIVVVGILIGTAGADDTSETTHSLTAGWAGVTAYGVLQSAGLLFFAFAGYARIATMGEEVRDPAHTIPKAITLALAIAVLIYLVVGVAALLAAGPDRLANAVAPLAEALRAAGVGGLVPVASVGAAVASAGALLALIAGLGRTSLAMARHRDLPRWLAAVHPRYQVPHHAEIAIAVVVCVLVVTADLRGVIGFSSFGVLIYYAIANAAAYTLPRRAWRRAVNVVGLLGCVVLVATLPWQSVAVGLVVFAIGVVGRVIVRRASPAAD, from the coding sequence ATGGGCGACCAACCCGCACTCGCTCGCCGACTTGGCACCGCCGATGCGGTGGTGATCGGGCTGGGGTCGATGATCGGCGCCGGTGTGTTCGCGGCATTCGGGCCGGCGGCGCGCGCCGCGGGTGTCGGCCTGCTAATCGGTCTGGTGCTCGCGGCCGCGATCGCCTACTGCAACGCAACCTCTTCGGCTCAGCTCGCGGCGGTGTACCCGACGTCGGGCGGCACGTACATCTACGGCCGGGAGCGACTCGGCCCGTGGTGGGGTTTCCTGGCCGGCTGGGGATTCGTCATCGGCAAGACCGCCTCGTGCGCGGCGATGGCGTTGACCGTCGCCTCCTACACCGTCGGCAGTCTGGGCGCGCCCGCGTATGCGCAGCGCGCCGTCGCCGTGGCAGTGGTGGTGGCGCTGGCCGCGCTGAATTACCGCGGCGTCACCAAGACCGCGGCGCTCGCCCGAATATTGTTGGCCTGCACGGTAATTGCGCTCGCGATAGTGGTGGTCGGCATCCTGATCGGCACTGCCGGAGCGGATGACACTTCTGAGACGACGCACTCGCTGACCGCCGGCTGGGCCGGTGTCACGGCCTATGGCGTGCTGCAGTCGGCTGGGCTGCTGTTCTTCGCCTTCGCGGGTTATGCACGCATCGCGACGATGGGTGAAGAGGTACGCGACCCCGCCCACACCATTCCCAAAGCGATAACCCTGGCTCTGGCAATCGCCGTGCTGATCTATCTGGTCGTCGGGGTGGCGGCGCTGTTGGCCGCCGGCCCGGACCGCCTTGCCAACGCGGTGGCGCCGCTGGCCGAGGCACTGCGCGCCGCCGGCGTTGGGGGGCTGGTGCCGGTCGCTTCCGTTGGTGCGGCGGTGGCCAGCGCTGGCGCGTTGCTGGCTCTCATCGCCGGGCTGGGGCGCACGTCGTTGGCGATGGCCCGCCATCGCGATCTCCCGCGCTGGCTGGCCGCGGTGCACCCGCGCTACCAGGTGCCCCACCATGCCGAGATTGCGATCGCCGTGGTGGTGTGTGTGCTGGTGGTGACCGCGGATTTGCGCGGCGTCATTGGGTTTTCGTCGTTCGGGGTGCTGATCTACTACGCGATCGCCAATGCTGCCGCCTACACGCTGCCGCGCCGCGCCTGGCGCCGCGCGGTCAACGTCGTCGGATTGCTCGGTTGCGTGGTGCTCGTCGCGACGCTGCCGTGGCAGTCGGTCGCCGTGGGGCTGGTCGTGTTCGCGATCGGGGTGGTTGGCCGCGTCATCGTGCGGCGTGCCAGCCCAGCGGCGGATTAA
- the menE gene encoding o-succinylbenzoate--CoA ligase — protein MLLPALQRVLEGRDPALVAVPARDEPATTLRDLRVGEPIDDDVALVVTTSGTTGPPKGALLTAAALTASATATHRRLGGPGRWLLAVPPYHIAGLQVLIRSLIAGSTPVELDVSAGFDVNQLPCAVSQLGSGRRYTSLVAAQLAKALARPDAVAALAELDAVLLGGGPAPRPVLEAAEAAGITVVRTYGMSETAGGCVYDGVPLDGVRMRVLDDGRVALGGATLAKGYRNPVYPDPFAEPGWFYTDDLGAIDDAGVLSVLGRVDDAISTGGLTVLPQPVEAALCTHPAVSDCAVFGLADDRLGQRVAAAIVVKGGCPTPTLDALRAHVATTLDGTAAPRELHIVDELPRRGIGKVDRAALVRQYGGAG, from the coding sequence CTGTTGTTGCCTGCGCTGCAACGGGTTCTAGAAGGCCGCGATCCCGCGCTGGTCGCGGTGCCTGCACGCGACGAGCCGGCAACCACGCTGCGCGACTTGCGAGTTGGCGAGCCGATCGACGACGACGTGGCCCTGGTGGTGACGACATCGGGCACCACCGGCCCGCCCAAGGGCGCCTTGCTGACCGCCGCCGCGCTGACGGCCAGTGCGACGGCCACCCATCGCCGTCTCGGCGGTCCGGGCAGGTGGCTGCTGGCCGTCCCGCCCTACCACATCGCCGGTCTGCAGGTCCTGATACGCAGCCTGATCGCCGGGTCCACACCCGTCGAGCTGGATGTCTCGGCGGGATTCGATGTAAATCAATTGCCCTGTGCGGTAAGTCAATTGGGCTCAGGACGACGGTATACGTCGCTGGTCGCCGCTCAGCTTGCCAAGGCACTCGCCCGGCCCGATGCGGTGGCCGCGCTTGCCGAACTCGATGCCGTCCTCCTCGGCGGCGGCCCGGCACCACGGCCGGTCCTCGAGGCCGCGGAGGCCGCCGGCATCACCGTGGTGCGCACGTACGGGATGAGCGAGACAGCGGGTGGCTGCGTGTACGACGGGGTTCCGCTCGACGGGGTTCGGATGCGCGTGCTGGACGACGGCCGCGTCGCTCTCGGCGGGGCGACACTGGCCAAGGGCTACCGCAACCCGGTGTATCCCGACCCGTTCGCCGAACCGGGCTGGTTCTACACCGACGACCTCGGCGCCATCGATGACGCGGGTGTGCTGAGCGTGCTTGGGCGCGTGGACGATGCGATCAGCACCGGCGGACTGACGGTGCTCCCCCAGCCGGTGGAGGCCGCGTTGTGCACTCATCCGGCAGTCAGCGACTGCGCGGTTTTCGGCCTCGCCGACGACCGACTGGGACAACGGGTGGCCGCCGCCATCGTGGTCAAGGGCGGCTGCCCAACACCGACGCTGGATGCGCTGCGCGCACATGTCGCTACCACCCTGGACGGCACGGCCGCTCCCCGCGAACTGCACATCGTCGACGAGCTGCCGCGTCGTGGTATCGGCAAGGTCGACCGGGCCGCCTTGGTGCGCCAGTACGGAGGCGCAGGCTGA
- a CDS encoding DUF3349 domain-containing protein produces MNNFLSAIVSWLRAGYPEGVPPTDSFAVLALLARRLSNDEVVAVANELMRRGEFDQIDIGVAITQLTDDLPSPQDVERVRERLAAKGWPFNDVRDNEERA; encoded by the coding sequence GTGAACAATTTTCTCTCCGCGATCGTGTCGTGGTTGCGCGCGGGCTACCCCGAAGGTGTGCCCCCGACAGACTCTTTCGCGGTGCTGGCGCTGCTGGCCCGGCGGCTGTCCAACGACGAAGTCGTCGCCGTCGCCAACGAATTGATGCGTCGCGGAGAGTTCGACCAAATCGACATCGGTGTGGCGATCACCCAGCTCACCGACGACCTGCCCAGCCCGCAAGACGTCGAGCGAGTGCGAGAGCGGTTGGCCGCCAAGGGATGGCCGTTCAACGATGTCCGTGACAACGAGGAGCGGGCATAG
- a CDS encoding inorganic phosphate transporter translates to MSIELFLLIIVVITALAFDFTNGFHDTGNAMATSIASGALAPKAAVTLSAVLNLIGAFLSTAVAATIAKGLIDADLVTLELVFAGLVGGIVWNLLTWLLGIPSSSSHALIGGIVGATIAAVGVRGVIWHGVVSKVIIPAVIAAFLAVLVGAAATWLVYRITRGVPEGRTSAGFRRGQIGSASLVSLAHGTNDAQKTMGVIFLALMSYGAVSRSSSMPPLWVVVSCAVAMAAGTYLGGWRIIRTLGKGLVEIHPPQGMAAESSSAAVILLSAHFGYALSTTQVCTGSVLGSGVGKPGAEVRWGVAGRMATAWLVTLPLSGLVGAVTYWTVHLIGGYPGAIVGFSSLIAVSAAIYLRSRKIKVDHNNVNAAWEGNLTAGLDSSNGSGPPPSAPPPPLPPRPPMVSNEDPILSAGNPS, encoded by the coding sequence GTGAGCATCGAGCTGTTCCTCTTGATCATCGTCGTGATCACGGCGCTCGCTTTTGACTTCACCAACGGTTTCCACGACACCGGTAACGCCATGGCGACCTCCATTGCCAGCGGCGCGCTCGCACCGAAGGCGGCCGTCACTTTGTCCGCGGTCTTGAACCTGATCGGCGCGTTTTTGTCCACCGCCGTGGCCGCCACCATCGCCAAGGGTCTGATCGACGCCGACCTGGTGACGCTGGAGTTGGTGTTCGCCGGGTTGGTCGGCGGCATCGTCTGGAACCTGCTCACCTGGCTGCTGGGAATCCCGTCCAGTTCCTCGCATGCGCTGATCGGTGGCATCGTCGGAGCGACGATCGCCGCCGTCGGTGTGCGCGGGGTGATCTGGCACGGCGTGGTATCCAAGGTGATCATCCCGGCCGTCATCGCCGCATTCCTGGCCGTCCTCGTCGGCGCGGCGGCCACCTGGCTGGTCTATCGGATCACGCGCGGCGTTCCAGAGGGGCGTACCTCGGCCGGCTTCCGGCGCGGCCAAATTGGCTCCGCCTCGCTGGTATCCCTGGCGCACGGGACCAATGACGCCCAGAAGACGATGGGCGTCATTTTTTTGGCGCTCATGTCCTACGGCGCGGTCAGCCGCTCCTCCAGCATGCCGCCGCTCTGGGTCGTCGTGAGCTGCGCCGTCGCCATGGCCGCCGGCACCTATCTGGGCGGCTGGCGCATCATCCGCACCCTGGGCAAAGGGCTGGTGGAGATCCACCCACCCCAGGGCATGGCAGCCGAGTCCTCCTCGGCCGCGGTCATTCTGCTGTCCGCCCATTTCGGTTACGCGCTGTCGACCACACAGGTCTGCACTGGCTCGGTCCTGGGCAGCGGCGTGGGCAAGCCCGGGGCGGAGGTGCGCTGGGGTGTGGCCGGCCGGATGGCCACCGCATGGCTGGTCACGCTTCCGCTGTCCGGGTTGGTCGGCGCCGTCACCTACTGGACCGTGCACCTCATCGGCGGCTACCCGGGAGCGATCGTCGGCTTCTCGTCGCTGATCGCCGTATCCGCAGCCATCTACCTGCGGTCCCGCAAGATCAAGGTCGACCACAACAACGTCAACGCAGCTTGGGAAGGCAACCTGACGGCCGGGCTCGACAGTTCCAACGGCTCGGGACCGCCCCCGTCGGCCCCGCCCCCGCCCCTGCCGCCGCGCCCGCCCATGGTGAGCAACGAAGACCCCATTCTCAGCGCGGGGAACCCCTCATGA
- a CDS encoding VOC family protein: protein MEILASRMLLRPANYQRSLSFYRDEIGLAIARDYGAGTVFFAGQSLLELAGYGEPDHSRGPFPGALWLQVRDINATEAELRSRGVPIAREARREPWGLHEMHVIDPDGITLIFVEVPPDHPLRRDTRNPARQTEG, encoded by the coding sequence ATGGAGATCCTGGCCAGCCGAATGCTCCTTCGGCCGGCGAATTATCAGCGGTCGTTGAGCTTCTACCGCGACGAGATCGGGCTGGCGATCGCCCGGGACTACGGCGCCGGCACCGTGTTCTTCGCCGGCCAGTCGCTGCTTGAACTCGCCGGATACGGCGAACCTGACCATTCTCGAGGGCCCTTCCCCGGCGCGCTGTGGCTGCAGGTGCGCGACATCAACGCCACGGAGGCCGAGTTGCGCAGCCGCGGGGTACCGATCGCCCGCGAGGCACGACGCGAACCGTGGGGTCTGCACGAGATGCACGTCATCGACCCGGACGGCATCACCCTGATTTTCGTCGAGGTTCCCCCCGATCACCCGCTACGCCGCGACACCAGGAATCCGGCCCGACAAACCGAAGGTTAA
- a CDS encoding SDR family oxidoreductase, producing MSKNASKSPFRRLSEQITLASMRPPAYPQLLINRPLIKPIDLEGKRILLTGASTGIGAAGAELLAREGATVVAVARRKDLLDELADRITTSGGTAMSLPCDLSDMDAIDALVADVEERIGGVDILINNAGRSIRRPLAESLERWHDVERTMTLNYYAPLRLIRGLAPGMIERGDGHIINVSTWGVLSEASPLFSVYNASKAALTAVSRIIETEWGRKGVHSTTLYYPLVATPMIAPTKAYEGLPALTSEEAGEWMVTAARTRPVRIAPRIALAAKALNTLGPRWVDALMGRRGDDTGQS from the coding sequence GTGAGTAAGAACGCGAGCAAGAGCCCGTTTCGCCGGCTGAGCGAACAGATCACGCTGGCCAGCATGCGGCCCCCGGCTTACCCTCAGCTGCTGATCAACCGGCCCCTGATCAAGCCCATCGACCTCGAGGGAAAGCGCATCCTGCTGACCGGAGCCTCGACCGGTATCGGCGCGGCCGGGGCGGAACTGTTGGCCCGCGAGGGCGCCACGGTGGTCGCGGTCGCCCGTCGCAAGGATCTGCTGGACGAGCTCGCCGACCGCATCACCACCTCGGGCGGCACGGCGATGTCGCTCCCCTGCGACCTCTCGGACATGGACGCCATCGATGCGCTGGTCGCCGACGTCGAGGAACGCATCGGCGGGGTGGACATCCTGATCAACAACGCCGGTCGGTCCATCCGCCGACCCCTGGCCGAGTCGCTGGAACGCTGGCACGACGTCGAGCGGACGATGACGCTGAACTACTACGCGCCGCTGCGGCTGATCCGCGGGCTGGCGCCGGGGATGATCGAACGCGGCGACGGCCACATCATCAACGTGTCGACCTGGGGCGTCTTGTCGGAGGCGTCGCCGTTGTTCTCGGTGTACAACGCCTCGAAGGCCGCCCTGACCGCGGTGAGCCGGATCATCGAAACCGAGTGGGGCCGCAAGGGCGTGCACTCGACGACGCTGTACTACCCATTGGTGGCCACGCCGATGATCGCGCCGACCAAGGCCTACGAGGGATTGCCGGCGCTGACGTCGGAAGAAGCCGGCGAGTGGATGGTGACGGCCGCCCGCACCCGACCGGTTCGGATCGCACCGAGGATCGCGCTGGCGGCCAAGGCGCTGAACACCCTGGGCCCGCGTTGGGTCGACGCACTGATGGGCAGGCGCGGCGACGACACCGGCCAATCGTGA
- a CDS encoding 1,4-dihydroxy-2-naphthoyl-CoA synthase yields the protein MSDNPFDAKQWKLVDGFDDLTDITYHRHVTDDTVRVAFDRPEVRNAFRPHTVDELYRVLDHARMSSDVGVVLLTGNGPSPKDGGWAFCSGGDQRIRGRSGYQYASGETADTVDVARAGRLHILEVQRLIRFMPKVVICLVNGWAAGGGHSLHVVCDLTLASREHARFKQTDADVGSFDGGYGSAYLARQVGQKFAREIFFLGRPYTAEQMHQMGAVNEVVDHAELEAVGIQWAAEINAKSPQAQRMLKFAFNLLDDGLVGQQLFAGEATRLAYMTDEAVEGRDAFLQKRPPDWSPFPRYF from the coding sequence TTGAGCGACAACCCATTTGACGCAAAGCAGTGGAAGCTCGTCGACGGCTTCGACGACCTTACCGACATCACCTACCACCGGCACGTCACCGACGACACGGTGCGGGTGGCGTTCGACCGCCCCGAGGTGCGTAACGCGTTTCGGCCCCACACCGTGGACGAGTTGTACCGGGTGCTCGATCACGCGCGGATGTCGTCGGACGTGGGTGTGGTCCTGCTGACCGGCAACGGGCCGTCGCCGAAGGACGGCGGGTGGGCGTTCTGCTCCGGCGGCGACCAACGCATCCGTGGGCGCAGCGGGTACCAGTACGCCAGCGGCGAAACGGCGGACACCGTCGACGTTGCCCGCGCCGGGCGACTGCACATCCTCGAGGTGCAGCGGCTGATTCGGTTCATGCCCAAGGTGGTCATCTGCCTGGTCAACGGCTGGGCGGCCGGGGGCGGGCACAGCCTGCACGTGGTGTGCGACCTCACCCTGGCCAGCCGTGAGCACGCCCGGTTCAAGCAGACCGACGCCGACGTCGGCAGCTTCGACGGCGGTTATGGCAGCGCGTACCTGGCCCGCCAGGTCGGCCAGAAGTTCGCCCGCGAGATCTTCTTCCTGGGTCGCCCGTACACCGCCGAACAGATGCACCAGATGGGCGCGGTCAACGAAGTTGTCGACCACGCCGAATTGGAAGCGGTGGGCATCCAGTGGGCGGCCGAAATCAACGCCAAATCACCTCAGGCGCAACGGATGCTGAAGTTCGCCTTCAACCTGCTTGACGACGGGCTGGTGGGCCAGCAGCTGTTCGCCGGCGAGGCCACCCGGCTGGCCTACATGACCGACGAGGCCGTCGAGGGCCGGGACGCCTTCCTGCAGAAGCGCCCCCCGGACTGGAGCCCGTTCCCGCGCTACTTCTAA
- a CDS encoding nitroreductase family deazaflavin-dependent oxidoreductase → MAERVKPPWWLKPANKIFIQMSKLGLRFGGESPVVLTVPGRKSGVPRSTPITPMTVDGQRYVVGGFPGADWVKNVRAAGEVTLQRGRTQERVRMVELSPEEAKPLLRAFPTEVPTGVGFMKRSGLVKEGRPEEFEALAGRCAVFRFDPV, encoded by the coding sequence ATGGCTGAACGCGTCAAACCGCCATGGTGGCTGAAGCCGGCGAACAAGATCTTCATCCAGATGTCGAAGCTGGGTTTGCGCTTCGGCGGCGAGAGCCCGGTCGTGCTGACCGTGCCCGGCCGCAAATCCGGAGTGCCGCGCTCGACCCCGATAACCCCGATGACGGTCGATGGCCAGCGCTACGTGGTGGGCGGCTTCCCCGGCGCGGACTGGGTGAAAAACGTAAGAGCCGCAGGCGAAGTCACGCTGCAGCGGGGGCGTACGCAGGAACGGGTTCGGATGGTGGAGTTGTCGCCCGAAGAGGCCAAGCCACTACTGCGGGCCTTCCCCACCGAGGTACCTACCGGTGTCGGGTTCATGAAACGTTCCGGACTCGTCAAAGAGGGGCGACCCGAGGAATTCGAGGCCCTAGCCGGACGTTGCGCCGTGTTCCGCTTCGACCCGGTGTAA
- the fadD8 gene encoding fatty-acid--CoA ligase FadD8, translating to MSVDLLRNPTHNGHLLAGALKRHKNRPVLHLGDTTLTGGQLAERISQYVQAFEALNAGTGATVGLLSLNRPEVLMILGASQTQGYRRTALHPLGSLDDHAYVLSDAGASALIIDPNPMFVERALGLLEKVDSLKQILTIGPVPEALRGVAVDLSAEAAKYEPTPLVVADLPPDHIGGLTYTGGTTGKPKGVIGTTGNIATMTQIQLAEWEWPENPRFLMITPLSHAGAAYFTPTLVKGGEMYVLPKFDPAEVLKTIEEKRITATFVVPSILYALLDHPDSHTRDLSSLETVYYGASAINPVRLAEAIRRFGPIFAQCYGQSEAPMAITYLAKKDHDEKRLTSCGRPTLFAKVALLGEDGQPVPLGEPGEICVSGPLLAGGYWNLPEETAKTFRDGWLHTGDMAREDEDGFYYIVDRVKDMIVTGGFNVFPREVEDVIAEHPAVAQVCVVGTPDDKWGEAVTAVVVLRADAARDEAAIATMTSEIQAAVKERKGSVQSPKQVVVVDSLPLTGLGKPDKKAVRARFWEGVGRAVG from the coding sequence ATGAGTGTCGATCTGCTGCGCAATCCCACCCACAACGGCCACCTGCTGGCGGGCGCGCTCAAGCGCCACAAGAACCGGCCGGTGCTGCACCTCGGCGACACCACGCTGACCGGCGGACAGCTGGCCGAGCGGATCAGCCAGTACGTGCAGGCCTTCGAGGCATTGAACGCCGGCACCGGCGCCACGGTCGGGCTGTTGTCGTTGAACCGCCCCGAGGTGTTGATGATCTTGGGCGCCAGCCAGACCCAAGGCTATCGGCGTACGGCCCTGCACCCGCTGGGCTCGCTGGACGACCACGCCTACGTGCTCTCCGACGCCGGTGCCAGCGCGCTGATCATCGACCCCAACCCGATGTTCGTCGAGCGGGCGCTGGGGTTGCTGGAGAAGGTGGACTCGCTCAAGCAGATCCTGACCATCGGGCCGGTCCCCGAGGCGTTGCGCGGCGTTGCGGTCGATTTGTCCGCCGAGGCGGCCAAGTACGAGCCGACGCCGCTGGTGGTCGCCGATCTGCCGCCGGACCACATTGGCGGCCTGACGTACACCGGCGGCACGACGGGCAAGCCCAAGGGCGTGATCGGCACCACCGGGAACATCGCCACCATGACCCAGATCCAGCTCGCCGAGTGGGAATGGCCGGAGAACCCGCGGTTCCTGATGATCACGCCGCTGTCCCACGCCGGCGCCGCCTACTTCACGCCCACCCTGGTCAAGGGCGGCGAAATGTATGTGCTGCCCAAGTTCGACCCGGCCGAAGTCCTGAAAACCATTGAGGAGAAGCGCATTACGGCCACTTTTGTGGTGCCGTCGATTCTCTACGCGTTGCTGGACCACCCGGACTCGCACACCCGCGACTTGTCGTCGCTGGAGACCGTCTACTACGGGGCGTCCGCGATAAACCCGGTGCGGCTGGCCGAGGCGATCCGGCGGTTCGGCCCGATCTTCGCCCAGTGCTACGGACAGTCCGAGGCGCCGATGGCGATCACCTACCTTGCCAAGAAGGACCACGACGAGAAGCGGCTGACCTCGTGCGGCCGCCCGACGCTGTTCGCAAAGGTCGCGCTGCTGGGCGAGGACGGTCAACCGGTGCCGTTGGGCGAGCCGGGTGAGATCTGTGTCAGCGGGCCGCTTTTGGCCGGCGGGTATTGGAACCTGCCCGAGGAGACCGCTAAGACGTTCCGGGACGGCTGGCTGCACACCGGCGACATGGCTCGCGAGGACGAGGACGGCTTTTACTACATCGTCGACCGGGTCAAAGACATGATCGTGACCGGCGGCTTCAACGTATTCCCCCGCGAAGTCGAGGACGTCATCGCCGAGCACCCGGCCGTCGCGCAGGTCTGCGTCGTCGGCACACCCGACGACAAATGGGGCGAGGCGGTCACCGCCGTGGTGGTGCTGCGCGCCGACGCGGCCCGTGACGAGGCGGCGATCGCGACCATGACGTCGGAGATCCAGGCGGCGGTCAAGGAACGCAAGGGCTCGGTGCAATCACCCAAGCAGGTGGTGGTGGTTGACTCGCTGCCGCTGACCGGGTTGGGCAAGCCGGACAAGAAGGCCGTGCGCGCCCGCTTCTGGGAGGGCGTCGGCCGCGCGGTCGGCTAG
- a CDS encoding amidohydrolase produces MAAADLVITGTVLTVDETRPTAEALAVAGGRVIAVGDRSDIAQHVGPKTESVDIGDGCVMPGFVEAHGHPLMEAIALSDRLVDIRPVTVRNPDDVVDAIRREVARRGPTGAYLNGWDALLQPGLPEPTLSWLDDIAPDGPLVIIHNSGHKAYFNSAAAARGGLNRDTPDPKGAKYGRDVNGELDGTAEEIGAVFPLLAGAITPADYPDMLRAECARLNRAGLTTCSEMAFDPNFKPLVAGLHDELTVRLRTYEISNARMATDASPGEGDDMLRQVGIKIWVDGSPWIGNIALSFPYLDTPATRSAGIQPGSCGCANYTREQLTEIVGAYFPKGWPIACHVQGDAGVDTILDVYDEVLQQHPRDDHRLRLEHVGAIRPEQLRRAVELGVTCSIFVDQIHYWGDIIVDGLFGPERGSRWMPAGSAVAAGMRISLHNDPPVTPEEPLRNISVAATRVAPSGRVLAPEERLTVEQAIRAQTIDAAWQLFSDDIVGSLEVGKYADLVVLSADPRTVPPEEIADLEVRATYLAGRQVYGR; encoded by the coding sequence ATGGCCGCCGCGGACCTCGTCATCACCGGAACCGTCCTGACCGTCGATGAAACGAGGCCCACGGCCGAGGCGCTCGCGGTCGCCGGCGGCCGGGTCATCGCCGTCGGCGACCGGTCCGACATCGCCCAGCATGTAGGCCCGAAAACCGAGTCCGTCGACATCGGCGACGGCTGTGTCATGCCGGGTTTCGTTGAGGCACACGGACATCCGCTGATGGAGGCGATCGCGCTGTCCGACCGGCTGGTGGATATCCGGCCGGTCACCGTGCGCAACCCGGACGACGTGGTGGACGCAATCCGCCGCGAGGTCGCACGTCGCGGACCGACCGGCGCATACCTCAACGGCTGGGACGCGCTGCTGCAGCCCGGTCTGCCGGAACCGACGCTGAGCTGGCTCGACGACATCGCGCCGGACGGCCCGTTGGTGATCATCCACAACTCCGGACACAAGGCCTACTTCAATTCGGCGGCCGCAGCGCGCGGCGGCCTGAACCGAGACACCCCCGATCCCAAAGGTGCCAAGTACGGTCGCGACGTCAACGGCGAACTCGACGGAACCGCCGAAGAGATCGGCGCGGTGTTCCCGCTGCTGGCCGGTGCCATCACGCCGGCCGACTACCCGGACATGCTGCGCGCCGAATGCGCTCGGCTCAACCGCGCCGGCCTGACTACCTGTTCGGAGATGGCGTTCGATCCCAACTTCAAGCCGCTGGTAGCGGGATTGCACGACGAGCTCACCGTCCGGTTGCGCACCTACGAGATCTCCAATGCCCGCATGGCCACCGACGCCAGCCCGGGCGAGGGCGACGACATGCTGCGCCAGGTCGGCATCAAGATCTGGGTGGACGGTTCGCCGTGGATCGGCAACATCGCGCTGTCGTTTCCGTACCTGGACACACCCGCCACCCGCAGCGCCGGCATCCAGCCCGGCTCCTGCGGCTGTGCCAACTACACCCGCGAGCAGTTGACCGAAATCGTGGGCGCCTACTTCCCGAAGGGCTGGCCGATCGCCTGCCACGTCCAGGGCGACGCGGGCGTCGACACCATCCTCGACGTGTATGACGAAGTGCTGCAACAACATCCGCGTGACGACCACCGGCTCAGGCTGGAACACGTGGGCGCCATCCGTCCCGAGCAACTGCGGCGAGCCGTCGAACTCGGCGTCACCTGCAGCATCTTCGTCGACCAGATTCACTACTGGGGCGACATCATCGTGGACGGCCTGTTCGGCCCGGAGCGCGGCTCACGCTGGATGCCCGCCGGCTCCGCGGTCGCGGCCGGCATGCGCATCTCGCTGCACAACGACCCGCCGGTGACGCCGGAAGAGCCGCTGCGCAATATCAGCGTCGCCGCCACCCGGGTGGCACCGAGCGGCAGGGTGCTCGCACCCGAGGAGCGGTTGACGGTCGAACAGGCCATCCGTGCGCAAACCATCGACGCCGCCTGGCAGCTGTTCAGCGACGACATCGTCGGCTCGCTGGAGGTCGGCAAGTACGCCGACCTGGTGGTGCTCTCGGCGGATCCGCGGACGGTCCCGCCGGAGGAGATCGCAGACCTCGAGGTGCGCGCCACGTATCTGGCGGGCCGCCAGGTCTACGGGCGGTGA